GACCTGTACCGTCGACCGTCTTCGACTGGCGGCGATGTGTTTCCCGATGGCCCTTCGGGCGGGTGAGTTGACGGAAGAAATTATCCAGACCGCACATGCCGGGATCATTGAGGAGGACAAAGCCTTCTTCCATAGTGATTGGCAGCAATTGACAGCCCACCAGCAGAATGTGCTCCGCGCCCTGGCGGAGGGGGAGACCAAGTTGACCAGTGAATCGGTACGTGATCGTTACAGTCTGCCCACCAGCGGAAGCGTGACGAATACTCTCAAATCCCTGTTTGAGCGCGGCATTCTCTACGAACTGGAAATGGCTCCCGGCTATGCTTTCGATAATCCGTATTTCAGGCACTGGGTGCACCTGCGCAACCGGGACGACCTGGGCCTTGGTTGAGTAAAGAGCGCCCTTGTCACCAATGGGGGCACCCCGTATGGTCCATTCATGCGAATTAATGTCATTTTGCTGATTGGTGCCGCCTTGGCTTATTCGACTGCTTTGGCAGGTGGCCTGGGCATCGAGGGCTTGAAGGCTGACGCCGCTGAAGGAGACATTGGCGCGCAGATTGAGCTGGCGGACAAATATCTGCGTGGACAGGAGGTCCCACTGGATATGGAAGAGGGGGCCAAGCTCCTGAAAGTCGCTGCCGCCAAGGGCGATTCGGTGGCCCAATACCGCCTTGGAACGCTCTATCGCCGCGGTTGGGGGGTTCCTGAAGATAAGAAACTGGCCTTTCGCTGGTATTTAAAAGCGGCCCAGCAGGATAACCCGTCAGCCTGCTACGCTGTCGGAAGCGCTTACCGCGAAGGGGCAGGCGTCCGGCAGGACTTCAGGCGGGCGGTCTACTGGTTCGAGAAAGCGTCGGAGATGGACGTCACAATTGCCCGGATCATTCTGGCTTCGCTGTATTTGGAAGCACCGGGAGTCGGGCGGAACTACAAGCGCATCATCGAATTGCTACAGCCGTTGGCGCGAAACGGCGATATCTATGCTCTTGCAAAAATAGGCCAGCTCTACGAGTCCGGCCAAGGCTTTCAGAAAAACCACGCCCTTGCGGCAAATGCCTACAGGAAAGCGCTGGCCCACGAAGTGCCCTCGGGAGGTCAATCTGCCGAAGGGAAAGACCTGTACCGGATGACGACGCAGGCTCAGCTTGAGGCAACAAATAATCTCGGGCAGCTCTACTTGCGTGGACTTGGCGTGAAAGTCGATTTCAAGCAGGCCGCACAGCTTTTTTCTACGGCGGCCCGCAAGGGATATTCCGAGGCACGGGTCAATCTGGCGCGCATGTATCTTGTCGGTCAGGGAGTTGAACAAAGCAAGGACCGGGCAATTCTCCTTCTGAATCAGGCCGCCACCCAGGGCAACGCCGTGGCCCACCATGAGCTCGGATTACTGTATCTGGGTGATGGGAAAAAGCCGGAGAACCTGGCCATGGCCTATGTCCACCTGAACCTTGCCAAATCCCTCGGGGCCAAGGTGAAACCGGAGCACCTGGGTCGTGTGAAGCGCATGCTTGCCCCCAACCAGCGCATGGTGCTCGACAAGCACATTGATTCGCTCAGGGAAAAGATGCCGGATTAGGTGTTTCAGGGAAGCGTGTCCGCATTGTCCTCTTCCTCAGCCACCTGAAGTTCCTCCTCCGCTTCGAAATCACGATAGGCGGGGAGCTTTGAGGGGTCCTGATAGGCCAGGCTGAACAAGCGAACCGGGTTGATGCGCAAGGCCGCCGCGAAGTACAGGAATTCCAAGTCACTCAGGGTACGTTCCTGATTTTCAATTCGGCTGATCGCCGAGCGGTCAATGGAGAGCCCCATTTCCGATATGATTTCAGCAAGGTCGGATTGTGTCAGGCGAAGTTTTGATTCCTCCCGGGCCCGCCTCAGCGCAGGCCCAAGGACATTTTTTGCCCCCTTCCGAATGCTGATCCTCATAACGCCTTTTCCAAGGGTCTATTCTAGCAGAGTCCGGCAGGTTGTCCGGTGCGATTATCACACAATCGTGTGTGCTCAGCACACATTTTGCCCCCCCCGAAGCCAATCCCCCGCGAAGTCTCCAGAAACCCCTTATTATTTTTAATCTGCTATATTAGCCCGGAAATTAAATTGTCTCTGGAGCCCCCATGAAGGCCTTTACCTTGCCTCACAAGGGGTGAATTGATACGCTCGTTTAAACGATGGCAGCAGTAGCAGGATGGAGTCCTGGCTGGTGCATTATCGAGTTCTCAGAAAAGTAAAACGAAGCATCGATGAAAGGAGTTCTGATGAAAAATCGATGGCGAATAGTATGGTCCGGGACAGCCCTTCTGGCGGTCCTGGCCTTTCCCGGCAGCGTAAGCGCCCAAAACGGGCAGGATTGTCTGCCGGAACTTGATCCGGATTGCAGTGCCGAAGTACGGCTCCTTGCGGGTCAATCTATGGATGTGGGATCAATTGTTATCCAAAGAAGTACCGACGAGGTTTGTGTGACTTATCTACTCAGTGAAGAGTCCTTGGTCGACGGGATGCTGATTTATGAAACACACCTCGCGATTGGTGATGAGCTGGTAGACATAGCACAGACACAAGGCAACAAGTGGGGGACCAACCCGATTCCGGGCCAATTCCCTTACGGTGAATCCTTCTACGAAGGGGTTCCCTGTGTGAGCTTTTGCCTGCTTCTCAGCGACCTCGGATTGGTGGATGTTGAGACCCTGTACATTGCCGCACACGCGGTGGTGGGCATTGTTGACGACAGCATCGAGTACATGATGGAGACAGCCTGGGGCGAAGGCTCCCGGTTTAACGAACGCGGCAACTGGGGCATGTATATCATGTTCGAGCCCTGCTGGTTTGAAATTGTCCCCAGCTATGTCGGCTACGAGGACAATCCGTCGAATTGCGACTTCGATTACAATGATTTCGGAATGGATTTCATGGGCGTGGAAACCTACGTCGGTGATGTCCTCCGGACAATCGAGTTGCAGTTTTGCGCGCGCGTCAATCGTGCCGAAAACCTGCACGACATCCATATTCTACGCTCCCTCAAAGGGAACTACACCTACAGTCTGGTCCGGGACCATGTTGCCATGGGCACGGAAACTGTTGGCGGCGTGGACATCCCCGGGAGCGGGGATTTCGATGTTGTTCTCTTCGATACGGAGCGCTGGCCCAACGATGCATCCCAGGTTCTGGATCAGATCGTGACGATCACCATTACCATGGATGTGGGCAACGATCTCAATAAACTGGGGGATTTCGGACCCGCTCCGCGCTTTGACCTGAGCGACCGGTTCTCCCTCTATGACCCGTATATGGTGAACAGAAGCCTTGGCATGATTGAGTCGCATATGACCAATGTCAGGCTGGCAAAACCCCCGCTTCCTGCGGGTATTTATGAAGTTCCCTGTGTACTGGTGATTCCTGAATGCGATTGGCCGCATCCGGATGAAGCAGTAACGATCACCGGGCCATACCCGATGTTCTATGATTACTATTCCACGCAGTTGCCTGCCTATAAGTACTGGTGGGATCTTCCGTAGATTGAGACAGGGAATTACCTGAAAAATCAACGCACGACAGTCGCCGGGCCGGGAAGCCCGGCGGCTTTTTATAACAAGCGTCCTTACCCTTTCAGCACATCCAGTGAAAAGGATTCCATTTCCTTTTTCACATCCTGAAGGAAGTGAGCCCCGGCAGCTCCGTTGAGCCAACGGTGATCAAAACTCAGGCAGAGGGCGACTTGTTGGATAAATGATTTCGTGTCCTTCGATTCCCAGTGTGCTTCGCCGAGGAACAGAGTCGCGATGGCAGGGGGAACCACCAGTGGCTGGGCATCGCGCACATCAAAACCGCCCATGCTGGTCAGGATCAAGGGAACACCTGCCTTCGAGCGGGTATTCCCTTCGCGCACAGCCTCAATGGCCCCGGCGTAGGCTTCCACGAAGGCAGGCCCTTCAAGCTCGCTGGCTCTTGGGATTATGGCCGTGTCGAGGGCATCCTTCTTCAGGGCGACAGCCACCCCGAAATCAAAGATCTTATTGTGGCTCAAAGTATTGTCCTGGGTGATCGTGCAGCTGAAGACCGGGTGTCTTTTCATTGCCTGAACAAGAGCCCACGCGACCATCACAGTGGGCGATGGTGCGGCTTTCCCCAATTCCTTCTTGGCGGCCTTCCTGGCCTCCCGGATAGTCTCCCAGCCAGCCTTCACAGTCATGTGCGCCGGGACAACATTCTTCAATTGCGCAATTACCCGATGGGGTAGGCCACCTTCTATGATTTTATCCGTCGCAGGTTGCCCCGCGTCTTCCAAAGTGGAAGTGGATTCCCTTTGCGTCGTGGACTCCAGGCTTGATTGAGGGGCCGGCCGTTCCTCAGTCGGAACTTCCATTTCAGCGATCACCTGTCCCACGCCAACTTCGTCATCCTCCCGGACCTTCCAGTCGACAAAGCGGCCCGAATACGGTGACTCAATTGGAAACAGGGCCTTGTCGGTCTCCACCTCGCAGAGCGCGTCATCCGGCTCGATCTCGTCTCCCGGTTTGGCAATCAGGGAAATGACCCGCGCAGTGGTGATGCCCTCACCCAATATGGGAACCTTTATTCCGGTCAGCTCCTTGGCTTGCCCCGCATGCTCTCCGGCAAGGCTTTCCTTTAACTGTTCAAAGGCGGGATTTGCCACCGGTAGAGCCGCCTTTTGCGGCTCCTGCCGTGCCCATTCAAGGGTTAGCAGCTCCTGGATTTTACGGGCTACATCCTTTTTCCCCGGAAGGGCGGCGTATTCCAGCACCGGGTTGTAACCAATATTCACATCGGGTTTGGCCAGAAGGGTGGGCGGTGCCTGCAGACGCGAGAAAATCTCCCCGTTGGCGGTAAGGCGCGAGATGATATTCTGTCCGATTGAGCAGGACTCGGCATCCTCCTGTACGATCAGGATGCGCCCGGTCTTTTCAACAGAGGCTTCAATGGTTGCCATATCAATTGGCGAGA
This region of Oceanipulchritudo coccoides genomic DNA includes:
- a CDS encoding helix-turn-helix domain-containing protein; the protein is MRISIRKGAKNVLGPALRRAREESKLRLTQSDLAEIISEMGLSIDRSAISRIENQERTLSDLEFLYFAAALRINPVRLFSLAYQDPSKLPAYRDFEAEEELQVAEEEDNADTLP
- a CDS encoding tetratricopeptide repeat protein — encoded protein: MRINVILLIGAALAYSTALAGGLGIEGLKADAAEGDIGAQIELADKYLRGQEVPLDMEEGAKLLKVAAAKGDSVAQYRLGTLYRRGWGVPEDKKLAFRWYLKAAQQDNPSACYAVGSAYREGAGVRQDFRRAVYWFEKASEMDVTIARIILASLYLEAPGVGRNYKRIIELLQPLARNGDIYALAKIGQLYESGQGFQKNHALAANAYRKALAHEVPSGGQSAEGKDLYRMTTQAQLEATNNLGQLYLRGLGVKVDFKQAAQLFSTAARKGYSEARVNLARMYLVGQGVEQSKDRAILLLNQAATQGNAVAHHELGLLYLGDGKKPENLAMAYVHLNLAKSLGAKVKPEHLGRVKRMLAPNQRMVLDKHIDSLREKMPD